From Toxorhynchites rutilus septentrionalis strain SRP chromosome 2, ASM2978413v1, whole genome shotgun sequence, a single genomic window includes:
- the LOC129769729 gene encoding protein pangolin, isoforms A/H/I/S-like, whose protein sequence is MPHNSSTGDELGSTDEVKVFKDEGDQNDEKLSENLLEEKSSLIDLTESEEKTVKNGTNRHEQNPAGVYGKLPHGHPGFNMGYLVPPYAYPNGSAAGLPVSMANKMGLPPFFCHNGDHLSSPPPAHCGILPYQLDPKAMGLTRPPLYSFPTSQYPYPMLSPDMPLVASSWHTPSMYSPATGFRNPYPASLQIYTSLPSDFYRYSPSLLPSVHPHPMLNTHPAIITPGPKQDILGQESSRFGSGRHSNPPTIKQEGGDDASHSRFSSGHNRSSNNSHHNHSHHDQSNHGGNHNNNNNNNNNHHHHHHNSGSGHHRQSLSEKELAAEKKKSHVKKPLNAFMLYMKEMRAKVVAECTLKESAAINQILGRKWHSLSREEQSVYYDKARQERQMHMELYPGWTARDNYGYGAKKKKRKKDRSPADPGGNSMKKCRARYGLDQQNQWCKPCRRKKKCIRYKEMTDSEEGRDQGSDDAIGSCGSIDDSKSPEDDRESLNQSLSSPRSMSVLSSLQSPSTSIASPLNLLASPATPTSYYHHHDHLGLASMIAAQQQQALQNSVSDKLNNISSDSGLSSQLNNSYSNNFSPYSNHHTIRNSSSSQNQNSNSTSNNLNSGVTSPSGILNGGAAGNKNHHSSSGSNSLPPHHHQPHPPATGPPPNGSNSSVAALQIPPHLQQLNLSSSSPPTTSNSLSLPPANHIKEEPGCLRNSPPNFLLQHHHAAAAAAAAHLHRTNGDLLSTGDLSRSSSSATNNDSGRSTGSSQANSTSDR, encoded by the coding sequence ATGCCTCACAATAGTTCGACCGGGGATGAACTTGGCAGCACAGACGAGGTCAAGGTGTTCAAGGATGAGGGGGATCAGAACGATGAGAAGCTGTCGGAGAATCTGCTGGAGGAGAAGTCCAGTTTGATTGATTTGACCGAGAGTGAGGAGAAGACGGTGAAAAATGGTACCAATCGACACGAGCAGAACCCGGCCGGGGTGTACGGAAAGTTGCCCCACGGACACCCAGGATTCAACATGGGTTACTTGGTACCTCCGTACGCCTATCCAAACGGTAGTGCCGCAGGACTTCCGGTGTCAATGGCGAATAAGATGGGGCTGCCTCCGTTTTTCTGCCATAATGGAGACCATTTGTCCTCACCTCCTCCGGCCCACTGTGGGATCCTTCCGTACCAGTTGGATCCGAAGGCGATGGGGCTTACGCGGCCACCACTGTACAGCTTTCCAACCAGCCAGTATCCTTATCCCATGCTAAGCCCGGACATGCCGCTGGTGGCATCGTCCTGGCACACACCATCGATGTACAGTCCAGCGACCGGATTTCGCAATCCATACCCAGCATCCCTGCAGATTTACACATCCCTACCGAGCGACTTCTACCGGTACTCTCCAAGCCTACTGCCATCGGTGCATCCACACCCGATGCTGAACACGCATCCCGCCATAATCACGCCTGGACCGAAGCAGGATATCCTTGGCCAGGAATCGTCACGTTTCGGCTCGGGTCGTCATTCTAATCCGCCCACGATTAAGCAGGAGGGAGGAGATGATGCCTCCCACAGCCGATTTTCGTCCGGCCACAATCGATCCTCGAACAATAGCCATCACAACCATTCACATCACGATCAAAGCAATCACGGCGGCaaccacaacaacaacaacaataacaacaataatcACCACCACCATCATCACAACAGCGGCAGCGGTCATCACAGACAGTCACTTTCGGAAAAAGAGCTGGCCgcggagaagaagaagagccaCGTCAAGAAACCGTTGAATGCTTTTATGCTGTACATGAAGGAAATGCGTGCGAAAGTGGTGGCGGAATGTACGCTCAAAGAGTCGGCCGCTATCAATCAGATATTGGGGCGGAAGTGGCACTCGCTTTCCCGCGAAGAGCAAAGCGTATACTACGATAAGGCGCGGCAGGAGCGCCAGATGCATATGGAGCTGTATCCTGGCTGGACGGCCAGGGATAACTATGGGTACGGGgcgaagaagaagaaaaggaaaAAGGACCGAAGTCCTGCGGATCCGGGTGGTAATAGTATGAAAAAATGTCGAGCTAGATACGGACTCGATCAACAGAACCAGTGGTGCAAACCTTGCAGGCGTAAAAAGAAGTGCATCCGGTACAAGGAGATGACGGACAGCGAGGAGGGCAGAGATCAAGGATCGGACGACGCGATCGGAAGCTGTGGTAGCATAGATGATTCCAAGAGTCCTGAGGATGACCGGGAGTCACTGAACCAGTCGCTGTCGAGTCCAAGAAGTATGAGCGTTTTGTCGAGTTTGCAGTCTCCCTCGACGAGTATCGCCTCGCCGTTGAATTTGCTGGCAAGTCCAGCGACGCCTACCAGTTACTATCATCACCACGACCACTTGGGACTGGCATCGATGATAGCGGCCCAACAGCAGCAAGCGCTTCAAAACAGCGTCAGTGACAAACTGAACAACATTAGCAGTGACAGTGGTTTAAGTTCCCAGCTGAACAACAGCTATAGCAACAATTTCAGTCCGTACAGCAACCATCACACGATTCGGAACAGTTCGAGCAGCCAGAATCAGAACAGCAATAGTACCAGCAATAACCTCAACTCGGGAGTTACTAGTCCCTCGGGCATTCTCAACGGTGGCGCCGCGGGTAACAAAAATCACCACAGCAGCTCCGGTAGCAATAGTCTTCCCCCGCATCACCACCAACCTCATCCGCCCGCGACAGGACCACCTCCGAATGGGAGCAACAGCAGTGTAGCAGCCTTACAAATTCCCCCGCATCTTCAACAGCTCAACCTGTCCAGTTCGTCACCGCCCACGACGAGCAACAGTTTATCACTGCCACCAGCGAACCACATCAAGGAAGAACCTGGCTGTCTGAGAAATAGTCCGCCAAATTTCCTCCTCCAACATCACCACGCGGCAGCAGCAGCCGCTGCAGCTCATCTGCATCGAACTAACGGTGATCTCTTATCGACGGGAGATCTTTCCCGGAGTTCCAGCAGCGCAACAAACAACGACAGTGGTCGAAGTACGGGCAGCAGTCAAGCCAACAGCACTAGTGATAGGTAG